A region of Nocardioides alkalitolerans DNA encodes the following proteins:
- a CDS encoding FAD binding domain-containing protein — MDLAELRGVRVPRTLDEVWLQPGEAWLAGGSWLYSTPQPHLRGLVDLTGLGWSAVEPVPGPDGPHGPDGPRGPGLAIGATCTVAGLLAATAPWSTDPRRASVAALARRCADAFLMSFKVQEVATIGGNICLGLPAGAMTSLTVALDARATLLTADGGARVVPVADLVTGPGRTDRRDDELLRGLDVDAAALTATYAVRTLSLTPVGRSAAVVIGRLDVPSGACTIGVTAATDRPVVLRFAGLPTTAELAAAVAGIAEERWYDDPHGAPDWRAHVTGVLAREVLDELHAGAGEAAA, encoded by the coding sequence ATGGACCTCGCCGAGCTCCGGGGAGTCCGCGTCCCCCGCACCCTCGACGAGGTGTGGCTGCAGCCCGGGGAGGCGTGGCTGGCGGGCGGGTCGTGGCTCTACTCGACGCCGCAGCCCCACCTGCGCGGCCTCGTCGACCTCACCGGCCTGGGCTGGTCGGCCGTGGAGCCGGTCCCCGGCCCCGACGGCCCCCACGGCCCCGACGGACCCCGCGGCCCGGGGCTCGCGATCGGCGCGACCTGCACCGTCGCCGGCCTCCTCGCCGCCACCGCACCCTGGTCGACGGATCCCCGCCGCGCGAGCGTGGCGGCCCTGGCCCGGCGGTGCGCCGACGCGTTCCTCATGTCCTTCAAGGTGCAGGAGGTCGCGACCATCGGCGGCAACATCTGCCTCGGCCTGCCGGCGGGCGCGATGACGTCGCTGACGGTCGCGCTCGACGCGCGGGCGACGCTGCTGACGGCCGACGGCGGTGCCCGCGTCGTACCGGTCGCCGACCTCGTCACCGGCCCCGGCCGCACCGACCGGCGCGACGACGAGCTGCTCCGCGGCCTCGACGTGGACGCGGCGGCGCTGACCGCGACGTACGCCGTCCGCACCCTCTCCCTCACCCCCGTCGGCCGCTCGGCCGCCGTCGTGATCGGGCGCCTCGACGTCCCGTCGGGTGCGTGCACGATCGGCGTGACCGCCGCGACCGACCGCCCCGTGGTGCTGCGCTTCGCGGGCCTGCCGACCACCGCCGAGCTCGCCGCGGCGGTGGCGGGGATCGCGGAGGAGCGGTGGTACGACGACCCCCACGGCGCCCCCGACTGGCGCGCCCACGTGACCGGCGTGCTCGCCCGCGAGGTGCTCGACGAGCTGCACGCCGGAGCCGGGGAGGCGGCCGCGTGA